GCAGCAGCAGCAGGGCGGCCAGGCTGAGGGCACACAGCAGGCCAGACAGGCGGGAGTGGGAGGGCAGGGTGGGCGGACGCATGGCTGGTTCGCTGGGCATGGGCCGGGTGGAGGGTTAGCGGGAGATCCAGACTGTGGCCGGGGGCGCGGTCTGGATGAGATCGCTGGACACGGAGCCGAAGAACAGTTTGCGCAGGGCGCCGCCGCCGGCGCCGGTGCGGCCCATGGCGATGACGGCGTAGCCGCCGGCCTGCAGTTCCGCGCGCAGGGCCCGGGCGGGGGAATCGCCTTGCAGTCGCTTGTCGTGAATCATGTGCGCCGGCACGCCGTGTTGCTCCAGAATTTCCCTGCACCGTGCGAAGAGGGTTTCCACCTCCGGGCGCTGGCCGTTTTCCACGCAGCACAGGGTGATGGGATGCTCGTGATGGCCGGCAAGCACAAAGCCGGCATGGTCCACGATGCGCAAGGACTGCTCGGAACCGTCCACGCAGCACAGCACGCCCGTGCGCGAGGCCTCGGGCATGCGGCACAGCCACAGGGGAAAGGAAATGCGTTCCTCCAGGATCTCGTGGCTGATGGAGGACCCCATGAAGGCCTCGAAGCTGGTGATGCCCCGGCGGCCGAGCACCACGGCGTCGTAACGGCCGCGGCTGGCCTCGTCCACAATCTCCATGGCTCTGGACTGGCGCTGGGTCATGGTCTTGATGTGCAGATGCTCCGCGGGCCAGCCCATATGGTGGAGCTTGTCCCGGGCGGCCTCCAGGGCGGCGGTGCCCTTGGCCAGTTCCCGGGCATCGGGCTTGATCATGGCCGTGGGGCTGTCGTGGTCGCGTGGGGCCACATAGAACAGCGTGCACTCCAGGCCGTCCTTGCGATGAAAGAAATGCCCAAGAAAGCGGATGGCGTGCATGGCCTGGGGATCGTCGCTGACGGTGACGAGAAAGTGCCGGTTCATGGCAAACACTCCATGCGGTGCGAGGGATGCATCTGTTCTGCCATGAGATATGTACGGTTTTTGCCAGCGTGGGGCAAGGGGCATGATATAAAGTCATGGCTTGTCAACGCCGGCGGTTCCTTTTACACCGGCAGGGGAAGAACCGTCCCTGGCAAGACACCCGTGCGCCGAGGAGCCGACTGCGTGGAAGGACGCTGTTCCAAATTGCATACCCTGGTGGATGCTGAAGACCCCGCGGCGGTGCTTGCGGAAGTGCAGCTGCTGCTGGACGCCATGGCCATGCCCGAGATGCTGCCCCAGACGGCGCAGATCTACCGGGATGTTGTCCGCCTGTTTCACGGCGAATATCCGGGCTATCGGGCCAGCAACACCAAATATCACAACCTGGAGCACACCTCGGCGGTGCTGTTGGCAGCCATCCGGCTGGCCCATGGCGCACAGGCCGAGGGCCTGGCCCTTTCCGCCCGCGGCGTGGGGCTGCTCATGACCTGCGCCCTGTTTCACGATGCCGGACTCATCCAGACCGAGGACGACACTGAAGGCACCGGCGCCAAATACACCGTGGGGCACGAGGCCCGCTCCATCCGCATGCTGGCAGAGTATGCCGCCGCCCACAACCTGCCCGAGGAGGATGCCCGGGACGGCGCGCACATCATCGCCTGCACCATCATGGACAAGGCCGTGGCCGAGATTCCCTTCCGCACCGAGGAACTGGCCGCCCTGGGCCGCATGCTCGGCGTGGCCGACCTCTACGCCCAGATGGCCGACCGCGCCTACCTGGAAAAACTCTTCCTTCTTTATCGAGAGTTTGAGGAGGCCGGTGTGGCCGGCTTCGATTCCGAACTCATGCTGCTGGAAAAAACCGAGGGCTTCTACGAAAACATCGTCAAGCGCAGGCTCGCCGAGGAACTGGGCAGCATGCACCGCCTCATGCGCAGCCATTTCCGCGTGCGCCACGGGCTGGATGCGGATCCCTACGAGGAGGCCATCCGCAAAAACATCGAGTACCTCAAGCTGGTCCTTGAGGAAACGCGCCGCATTTACCGCGAACGGTTTCGCCGCGGTGGCATCATCTGGTGAGGCCATTTCCTCCGGCGCCATGCCGTGGTATGGGGTCGGGAATGTCAAAGGGGGAACACATGCCCACCGTTGAGCCGGATGCCCCGGAGTCTACCGCGCGGCAACACGAGCACGTCCGCATGGCCCTGGCCGGGGCTTTGACGTTCGCCCTGGCCGGGTCGCCCTGCCGGGTGCTGGCCAGCCCTTGCGTCGGCCCCAGTGTCATCCTGGCCAACGATGCCGTATGCACCCTGCTGGACGCCTCTGAACATGGCGGCGTGCAGCCGGATCTGGCCGTCATCTGCGAACACGAGCCCAGGCTGCCGGTGCTGGTGGTGGAGGTGCAGACGCCAGATACCCTGCTGCGGGACACCACCCGCCGGCTGGCCCTGTACGAGGCCCTGAAGGTTCGGGAATACTGGATCGTGGACGTCATGGGACAGCTGGTGCACGGCTTTGCGCTGAACCACGAGGAAAAATACAAGCTGTTCCAGAGCGCCGCCCCGGGCGAGACCATGGAATCCAAGATCCTGCCGCACGTGTCGCTGCCGGCCTGGGAAGGCTGGCTGACCAAGCCGAATTGCTGACCCCACGCGTGTTAGCGCATGTTACTTTTGCAAAAGGACATTGCGAGAGGGGAGAACCTTTTTGCAAAAGGTTNAGAAAGGGGTTCCCCCAGGAGCTCTTTTCAAAAACAACGTGCTCTAAAGAACGGTTTCTCCTCTCGCAACGTCCTTTTTCATGCATCGCCCAGGGCGGCCAGGGCCTGACCGGCCAGGGTCCCCACGGTGGTCTGAACGATCTCGCCGTCGTGATACCAGGTGACCGGAACAGGGCTGGACGCCAGCGCCGTCAGCGCAGGCCGGGCCTCCTGCCAACGCAGGCACCCCAGGCCCCAGGCAGCCAGGCCGGGGATTTCGGGATCTTCGCAGTCCTGCAGGGCCGCCATCAGGGGCCGGCCGGCGCGGGCCATGAGGTCCGGCCGGGCGCAGCACAGGCGGGAAACGCCCCACACCGCCCCGCGACGCAGCAGGGGCAAATCCAGCCACAGGCCGTGGTGGATGGTGTTATCGATGTAGGAAATAAGGATGTTGTGATATTCCTCGGCCAGCCAGGGATGCTGGGCCAGGCACTCGGCCATGGCCTCGGGCGCGCCCCAGGCCACGTTGCCGCTTTCCTCGTTCAGATTCCACATGAGCCGGCGCAGGATGTCGCGGCCGGCCTCCACCTTGCCGGAGACGCCGCCCGAGGCCTCGCCCTTGCGGGGCGTGCCGCACAGCACGGCCACGGCCATGCCCACCGCGGTGGCCGCCCGCCAGCGGACCACGCCATCCAGCAGCAGGAACGAAAAGAGCGACCCCAACACCGCGGCTGGCGCCAGCCGCTCCCCTTCGGGAGCAGCCGAGGCGTCCAGCCGGGCGTGCAGCCGCTCGAACCAGTCGTCCTGCTGCAGGAGCGTTTTCAGCTCGGCCTTGAGGCGACGGCCGGCCATGGATTACGCCGGCTGCGCCTGACTGCGGTAGGGAGCCACTTCTTCCAGCAGCTCGGGGCGGACATCATAGCCGGTGGCTACGGCTTTATCGATGCATTCCAGCGCGTTGGCGTGCTCGCCGCGTTCCAGCAACACCAGGGCCAGATTGTTCCAGGCCGGGCCGAACATGGGTTCCTTGTCCAGGGCCTGACGCAGGACCTTTTCCGCGCGTTCCAGGTCGCCTTCCATCATGTAGGCATTGCCCAGGGTGGCCAGGGCCTGGATGAAGTTCGGGTCCAGCTTCACGGCGCGTTCCAGGGCCCGGGCGGCCTTGGAGGGTTCGCCCATCTGCATGTACACAAAGCCGATGTTGCCTTGGGGCGTGGCAAACATGGGCCGGCCTTCGGCAGCCATTTTGTTGTAGTTGAGGCAGCCTTCCAGGTCGCCGCTTTGCAACGCCAGACCGCCCAGCTGGACGTAGGCTTCCACCAGGGTGGGGGAATGGGTCACGGCGTCGCGAAACGCGCGTTCGGCTTCCAGAAAGTCCCCGCGGGAGAGCAGGGCCACGCCCAGGTTGTAATGCGTCACCCCGCACTGGGGGTTGGCGCTCAGGCGGTTTTTCTGCTCGGCGATGTAGCCTTCGAGGGCCTTGGAATCAGTCGTCATAGGTCTTGCCTTCCTTGTCCAGGAGCGCCTGGTACCAGTGGGAGTAGTAGAACATGCCCAGGTAGCGCGGATCGCGCCGCAGGAGGCCCACGGCCATTTCCAGCGCGCCGGAGGCGTACTGCTCGCCATAGGTTTCATGGTCCTGCCGGGAGCGCAGGAACGCGGTGGCCAGCTCCTGGGGGGTGCGGTTGGTGATGTCCTTGCGGATGTCGATGGGATCCTTGGGGATCTGGAAAGGGTCCCACTTGTCGAAGCCGATCTTGTCGATCCACTTGCGCCGGCGCGGGCTCATCTTGTCATAGATGGCCTGCTTCTGCTCAAGCTCTTCTTCCGGAGAAAGCCGGACCACTTCAGCCTTGGCCATCTGCTTCCTCCTTGTCCTGCCTGAGGGGAGCGGCGCCGAAGGCGTCGGCCGCGGCAGCGCCACGCTGGCTGGAACCAAGGGTCCAGGTAAAGGAGTCGCCGCTGTCGCCGCAGCCTTTCTCCTTGAGCCCCAGGTATTCGCGGTCATAGGTGTTCATGAGCACCATGGACACGGGCGCCAGCATCTCGGCCAGGCGCATATGCTTGGTGTGCATGGCGTCCACCATCTCCTGACTGAGCATCAGCAGGCGATTCTGCAGGCGGTCCATATTGATGGTGGGATAGCTGCCACCCTTCTGGAAACCGGACTTGCCGCAGCTGGACGCCTCGCCGGCAATGGCCACGGGCGCACCGTATATCCGGCAGGTGACGGGGCGGAAGGCGTACAGATCGCACCGGTCTTCCTCGTTGAGCAGCGGACAGCGGATGCGCTGGCGGGCCACTTCGTTCAGAATCTCCACCGCCGGAACACCGTCTTCCGAGGCCTTGAAAATTTTGCGCTTGAAGAGATGGTTTTCCCGGTCCGCCTTGTCGGCGCGGGTCAGGATTTTGGCTCGGGGGGCGCCCTGATACAGGCGGTTGAATTGGAAATTCAGGTAGATCGCCTCAATAAGGGTCAGATCGAACAGTGCATGGCAGCAGTCCGAACATCCTTCGGCGCACTGCACGGCCTGGGGTTCACGCGCCGCCACGGCCCGGAATGCGGCGTCCGCCTCTGCCACCAGTGCTTCGTATTTTGCGAAAAACGGCGTGAAATCCATCAATATGACCCTGTTCCTTATGGTTCCTCGATGACGATGGCCCCGGACTCGCACACCTCCACGCAGGATTCGCAGCCCAGGCACTCTTCCGGATGCACGGCCACGGCGTGGTCGTCCTGCAGCACAAAGACGCCCACCGGGCACACGTCGGCACAGTCGCCGTCGCCCACGCATTTGTCCAGATCAACAAGCACACGATAGCCCATGGGCACGCTCCGTCTCCATGCTTGGCGGGGTTGGGCGGATTTTGACCAGGAATGATGTACCTAGTCACTGGAGCAGGACCTGTCAAGGCAGCGCAACACGATGATATTTAATCATAATTCCGAAAGCCCACCCAGCACGGGGCAGAACTGTTTGCCTTCGGCCGGCATCTGGACTAGGAAAGTACCCCAACAGCAACGGGTATCCTCCGGGGTGCGGTCTGCGCCGCAGCCGGCTCCAGCCCGTTGCCTGCGGGAGGAACCACCGTGCCGAACGCCTCAGATTCGCTCGCTGCGCCCACATGCACAGACGCGCGCGATCCGCACCTTGCGGCGCATCTGCACGCCCTGGAGCGGTTCCGCTCCCTGCTGGATCAGGTGCAGGACGCCATCTTTCTGCTGGAGCCCACGGCCCTGGCTATCATCGACTGCAACAACTCCGCAGCCGCCATGACCGGCCGCAGCCGCCATGCGCTGCTGGGCGCCCGCCTGGGCGAACTCATGGAGCCGGACGAAGGCGGGCTGCTGCTGGCCATGCCCCGGGAAGAGATTGCCACCGTGTGCAGGCTCTGCGGTACCGGCACCCCCCCCACCCCTGTGGAAGTGCACTTCCGGCTGCACACCTTCGAGGGCAGACCCTACGGCGTGGCCATCGCCCGCGACATCTCCGAGCGCATGGCCGCAGAACACAGGCTCAAGGCCTCCCTCAAGGAGAAGGAACTCCTGCTGCGCGAAGTGCACCACCGGGTAAAGAACAATTTGCAGGTGGTCTCCAGCTTCTTGTCCGTCCAGTCCCATTATTTCAAGGACCCGGACGACGTGGCCCTGCTCAAGGAAAGCCAGAACCGCATCCGGACCATCGCCTCGGTGCACGAACGGCTGTACGGCTCCGACGACCTGGCCACCGTGAACTTCTGCGAATACATGGAAGATCTGGCCACCCATCTGGCCCAGGTGTACCGCGTGCGGGGCCGCACGCTGGAGGTCAAGGTCACGCATTGCGCCGTGGGCCTGACCATCGAAAAGGCCATCCCCTGCGGGCTCATCATCAACGAGCTCGTCACCAACGCCATGACCCACGCCTTTGCCGGGCGCGATCACGGCACGGTGCTGCTCTCCTTCCTGCCCAGCGACGTGGGCACGGCCCTGCTGACCGTGACTGACGACGGCATAGGCCTGCCCGAAGGCATGGACGTGATGCAGACCGACTCCCTGGGCTTCGTCATCGTCCGGCTGCTCACCGGCCAGCTCAAGGGCACGCTCAAGGTGACCACCCGGCCCATTGCGCCGGGCACGCGCTTTGAGATCGAACTGCCGGCGGGTGTGGCCTCGACCCTGCTGCAATTCGAGTAGGCCACGCGCCGCGCGGGCGCGCAATGCCGTGCCGCGCCTGAAGAGAGAAGCCCCCTCCTGCGCAGAAACTCGATCAATACACTGATTTTTCTGGAGAATTTGTGCGCCCGGCGAACGGGCAAAAAAAAGCGCTCCCGTTCAGGGCGGGAGCGCTGCATCGACTTGGGTGGTGCCGAAGGGGAGAGTCGAACTCCCACGGCCTTGCGACCACTAGACCCTGAACCTAGCGTGTCTACCAATTCCACCACTTCGGCACTGGAGAGACGCTTCTATCCAACCCCCGGGTGCTTGGCAAGCACTTTTTTGCGGAACTCGCATTTTTTTCAAAATTTCTGTCCAATCGTCTCTGGACCTTCGCCGGTCTTGTCAGGCCACAGCAAGCTGTGCCACTTCAGCAGGCAGCGGGGGGCGCCATGCCCGCCAATTCCGCCGGCTTCAAAACCCGTGCAGGACCCTTGGGGCCGCACGGCATATGAGTGTTCAAATGTCCCTTGATTTGACCACGTTGTTGGTGATGAATCTGGTCATCTGCAGCGTCAGCGTCCTGGGCATCACCGTCATCTGGCTGCAGAATCGGCAGCGCTACGCCGGCATCACATGCTGGCTGGCCTCCATTGCCTTGCAGGCGGTCGGGTTGGGCGTGCTGCTCCTCGGGCACACCCCGCTTTCCGCCGGGCTCGCTCTTGCCGCGGGCGTGTGCCTGACCGGGGGCGGCCTGTTGCTGCTTGTGGGGCTGGAGCGTTTTCTGGAGTGCCCGGCCCCGCGTGCGCAGCGGCAGGGCCTGTTCGGCGTATTGGCCGCATGCCTGGTTGCCCTGGCGTATTTCGGCGTTGCCGGCGCGGCAGGCCATGGCCAGCAGCTGTCCATGGCGTTGGCGTCGCTGGTCATTGATGGGCATATCGCCTGGCTGTTGCTGGTCCGAACACCCCCGGAACTGCGCCCGGCCACCCGGGTGGCCGGTCTGGTCGTGTGCGGGTACCTGACCGCCGGCCTGCTGCGGCTTGGGTTGCACACGCTGCCCCTGCCGTTTTTGCACGCCGTCCGCGACACCAATGTGGTGGATGTGGTGAGCACCGTGGCCTACACCGTGCTCGGCGTCTGTCTGACCCTGAGTCTGGTGCTCATGGTCAACAGAAGACTGCTCCTGGATGTCACGCGGCAGGAGCAAACCTTCTCCAAAACCTTTCACCTGGCCCCGTACGGTCTGATGCTGACCCGTGCCAAGGACGGCCGCGTTCTGGAGGTCAACCAGAGCTTCGCCCGCATGCTGGGCACCACGTCCCAGGCGTTGCTGGGAAAGACCACACTGGAGCTGAAGCTGCTCGACTCTCCCGAAGCCCGGGCGCGGATGCTGGAGCCTCTTGTCCGCGGCGAGGGCATTGCCGGGCAGGAGGTGCAGTTCAAGACCACGGGCGGTGAACCCAAGACAGGCTTGCTGTATGCAGACACCCTGCGCCTTGGCAATACAGACTGCATCCTGACCAGTGTGGCAGACGTCACTGAGCTGAGCAACGCCAAGCGGGAACTTGAGATTCTGGCCACCCACGATGCCCTGACCGGCCTGCCCAACCGCATGTTGCTGTATGATCGATTCGCCCAGTGCCGGGCTCGGACTGCGCGCCATGGCGGCAAGCTCGCTGTCATGTCCCTGGACCTGGATTCCTTCAAAGACATCAATGACAGGCTTGGCCATCATGCCGGCGATGCCGTGCTGAAGGAGGCCGCCCGCCGCCTGGCCGCCGTGATCCGCACGGAAGATACGGCCTCCCGCTTTGGAGGCGACGAATTCGTGCTCTTGCTGGGAGACCTCACCTCGCCCGGAGATGCCGACCATGCGGCGGCCAAGGTGGTGCAGGCCCTCAATATGCCGGTGGAGGTGGATGGATGCGCGGTCGCCATTTCGGCCAGTGTGGGCGTGGCGCTGTATCCCGATCACGGCGAAGACATTGACACGCTGCTGCGCCGCTCCGACGAAGCCTTGTATTGGGTCAAAACCCGCGGCCGAAACGGGCACGCCTTGTATGCCACAGACACCCCACCCCTGCCCGACCTGTCTGCAGGCTGTCGCTGATATCTCCGCCGTGTCCCCAACCTTGCCGGCCACGATATTTTAGGGTAGCCAGAAATCCGGCTTCAGGCTGCGGCGCCGGGTCCGGCCCCGCCCTCCCACTTCCGTCTTTCCGCGCACCCCCGATCACACCATGCTCATCGCCCGCACCCGCCAGGAAATCACCCTGGATCTCTCCGCCGGAACATGCGTCACTATCGGCAACTTCGATGGCGTGCACAAGGGCCATCAGACCCTCATTGCCCGCGTCCTGGCCAAGGCCAGGGCCCGCGGCCTGGCATCCGTGGTGGCCACCTTCTGTCCGCACCCCCTGCAGGTGCTGGTGGGGCCGCACACGCCGCCCTTCATCACCGTGCGCGAACAGAAGCTGGACCTCATCGAGGCCATGGGCGTGGACATGACCATGCTGCTGGAATTCACCAAGGCCATGGCTGCCATGGAGCCCGAGCAGTTCGTCAGGACCTATCTGGTTGACTGGCTCAACTGCAAAGAGTTGGTGGTGGGCTACGACTGGTCCTTCGGCAAGGGCCGCAAGGGCAACTTCGAGGTCATCCAGGCCCTGGGCCAGCAGTACGGCTTCCACTGCGAGCGCATGCCGCCGGTGATGATTCACGATGCCGTGGTCAGCTCCACCCGTATCCGCGACCTCATCAAGGCCGGCGAGGTCTGGGAGGCGCGCTGCCTGCTGGGACGCTACTACGCCGTCCGCGGCACGGTGATTCACGGCCATAACCGCGGCGGCCGGCTGCTGGGCTTTCCCACAGCCAACCTGAAGCTGGAAAACGAGGTGCGGCCGCACAACGGCGTGTACGCCGTGTGGGTGAACGTCAACGGCAACTGGTCCAACCGGCTCGACGAGCCCGGCGGCACGGCCCTGGCCGGCGTGGCCAACATCGGCGTCAACCCCACCTTTGGCAACACCGATGTGAGCGTGGAAGTGCACCTCATGGACTTCGACGCCGACCTGTACGGCAAGGAAGTGCACATCCACTTTGTGCAGTTCATCCGGCCGGAACAGAAATTTCCCAACCTGGATGCCCTGGTGGCCCGCATCACCGACGATGTGGCCCTGGCCCGCCGTATCCTGGCCGAACCTGAAGCCAACTGCTGGGCTCCGGCCTAGGCGCGCCCATGTACCTGCGTGTGCAATTACGACGCTGGCTGCGGCATTGGCGCGCCCTGACGCGGACGTACCGACGCATCAGCTCGGTGCGCTGGCTCATCCTGGGCATCGGCGTGGGGGCGCTGGCCGGGCTGGTGGCGGCATCGTTCTTTTTTCTGGTGGAATATCTCCACCATCTTTTTCTTATTGAGTGGGCCGGCATGCCCCTGCCCCCGGCAGACGGCGAGGCCCTGTTCCATGGTCCGCCGGGGGACGTGTACCGCCCCTGGCTGGTGCCGGCCATGACCTGCCTGACCGGCCTTGTCACCGGCTGGCTGGTGCAGCGCTACATCCCCGAGACCATGCACGGCGGCACCGACGGCACCGACGGCATGATCAAGGCCTTCCACCAGCAGGGTGGCATCATCCGGCCGCTGGCGCCCCTCATCAAGGGAGCCACCAGCATCCTGACCCTGGCCACAGGGGGCAGCGCTGGCCGGGAGGGGCCCATCTCCCAGCTGGGGGCCGGGCTGGGGTCCTGGATTGCCGTGCGGCTCAAGCTCACGCCCAAGGAACGGCGCATCCTGCTGCTCACCGGTGCGGCCGGCGGCCTGGGGGCCATCTTCCGTGCGCCCATGGGCGGCGCGCTCACGGCCATCGAGGTGATCTACGCCGAGGATTTCGAGGCCGAGGCCGTGCTGCCTGCAGTGCTGTCGTCAGTGGCCGCATACACGGTGTTTGCCCTGATTTACGGGACAGATCCTTTGTTCGCCATCCCGCGGTTTCAGTTCACCAACTTCCTGGAGCTGCCGTTTTATCTGCTCCTGGCGGCCTTCTGCGCGGCCACTGGCTGGCTGTACGTGCGGACGTTCCGGTATCTTAAATATAATGTTTTCAACAAATTGATCGACAAGATCGGCCTGCCCGCCACGGCGGCCCTGGGTGGGTTGCTGGCCGGGCTGATGGGCGTGCAGTTCCCGCAGGTGCTCTCCGGCGGCTTCGGCTGGGTGGAGGAAGCCATCCTGGGCAACATGGCCGTCACGGCCATGCTGGCGGTGATCGTCCTCAAAATCATCGCCACGTCCTTCACCCTGGGTTCCGGCATGAGCGGCGGGATGTTCGCCCCGGCGCTGTTTGTGGGCGGCATGAGCGGCGGCGTGGTGGGCTTCACGGCGCACGCGCTGTTTCCGGCCACGGTGACGCAGCCCGGGGCCTTCGTGCTGGTGGGCATGGCGGCGTTCTTCGCCGGGGTGGCCAAGTCCCCCATCGGCCCCATTCTGATGGTCTGCGAGCTGACCCAGGGCTATGGCCTGCTGGCGCCGCTGATGCTCTCCTCGGCCCTGTGTCTGGTGTTCAACCGCAAGGTGCATCTGTACGAGAACCAGGTGGCCAACAAGTTCGAGTCCCCGGCCCATCGCACCGACGCCACCATCAACATTCTGGAGCAGCTGCGGGTGGAGGACCACTACTCCCCCGGCCCGGTGGTGGTGCTGGAAGAAGACGTGACCCTCAAGGCCCTGACGAACATCATCTGCCACACCAACCAGTTCTGCTTTCCCGTGCGCAATCAGGCCGGCAGCATCAAGGGCCTGCTGACCATGGATGACGTGCGGCGCGTGCTCTTCGAAGAGGCGCTGTTCGATCTGGTGCTGGTGCGCGATCTGCCCACGCGGCCCGTGCCGACCCTGACCCCCGAGGACGATCTGTACACCGCCCTGCTGGCCTTCGTGGGCCACAATGTGAGCCAGATCCCCGTGACGCCCATTGGCAATGGTGCGGAGATCCTGGGGCTCATCAACCGCGAGGACGTCTTCGCCGCCTACAATCAGGCCATTCGCAAGGTGCGGGAAGAGGGGTAGCGCAGGTTATCTTTGAGAGGAGTTCTCGGGGGAAGAACCTTTCTGTAGAAAGGTTNTGTCGGGGGAACACCTTTCTGAAGAAAGGTTCTTCCCCCGAACCCCCTTTCCAAAGACTTTTTATTGTGATTCAAGGTCACTTTCAAAGTTTTGGAAGGGGAGAGCGCGAGAGGGAAGGCCTTTGCAAAAGGTTTCTCCTCTCGCAAAGACCTTCCTCAAGCATCACATGCTCGAACCCCCTCAGCAGCCGATGGCGTCCGGCCCGTGGACCACGGCGGCCACCATCTCCAGGGCGCGGATGGGATCCGGATGCTGGAAGATGTTCCGGCCCACGCAGGCGCCCATGACACCGCACTCCAGGGCCACGTTCAGCTCCACCAGAAACTGCTCAAAGTCCTGACGCGCCGGCCCGCCAGCCACCAGCACCGGTGCCGGGCAGGCCTCCACGGCATCGGCAAAGGAGCGCGGATCCAGGGGCAGGGGCGTGCAGACGAGGTCCGCGCCCAGCTCGCCGCCCATGCGGATGGCGTGGCCGATGAGGCTGGGGTCGCGCTCGTTCACAATCTGCCCGCCGCGGGGATAGATGACGGCCATCACCGGCAGGCCGAGCTGGTGGGCATCCTCGCAGGCCGAGCCGAAGTCCGCCAGCATGCGGTCTTCGAGGTCGTTGCCGATGTTCAGGTGGATGCATACGGCGTCCGCCCCCACCCGCAGGGCCTCGCCCGGGCTGCAGACCAGGCTTTTCATGTACGTGGGCAGGCCGTGCTTGGTGCCGGCGGAAAGCTGGACCACCACCTGCACGTCCGAAGCCACCTTGGTGGCGTAGGCCCGGGCCATGCCGCGGTTGAGCACCACGCCCTGCACCGGGCGGGTGCCGATCTCCTCCAGCAGCCGGGTCATGTGCATCAGGCCGGGAAGCATGCCGTCGCTGGCGCCGTGATCCAGGGTAAGAACGAACGCCCGCCTGCTGGGGCTATTAAAAAATCGCTTGAGCCTGCGCATCACACCAATCATGAAGTCTGTCCTTGCAAAAATGAGATGAGAAACAACGGGAACGAAACGACGGTCAGGGCATGTTATCTTTGAAAAGATTTCTCGGGGGAAAACCTTTCTGAAGAAAGGTTCTTCCCCCGAACCCCNAGGTTTCCCCTCTCGCAGTGTCCTTTTTCAAAATTAAAATGCCCTAGCGGCCGGTCCACAGCGCCCGGGAGCCCTTGCCGTGCAGCCACCCAAGGGCCAAATCTCCGTACCACAACCCGGCGGCGCGTGTCTTGTCCTTGCCGGCGGGGGTCTCGGGCATCTGCATGGCCCGGCCCTCGAACAGGCCGGTCAGCTCGGCCAGGGAAGCCGCCTGCACCCGCGGCGGCATGGGCTGCCCGTGCGGATCCTGCAACCGGGGGATGAGACCCCAGGCGCGAGGATGCATCGTCAACCCCTTGGCGGTCAAGCGGCCCACGGGCACGCCCTGCCAGCGCAGGGCCGCGGCCAATCGCTCCAAGGCCAGGCGGGGCAGGAAGTGACAACTGCCGGAAAAATCATACACCTCGCCGTCCCAGGCGTCCGGATCAGCCCCGGCGGCGCGCAGGATGTCGGCATCCACCGGCTGCCCTGGCGGGGGCGACGGGCAATGCGACACGGTCGCCATCTCGCCCGGTTTGGTGAAACAGGCCAGGAAGAAGCCCTGGGCGCGGCTCTCCTCGCCATCCACCAGCAGGCAGTCCCGCGGGCCGAAGGGCGCCTCGGGCGTCTTGAAGACAAAGCCTGGCGGCGGGTCCACGGGGACCAGTTCCAGCGGCAACTGCTCCAGCGCCCAGGCCACCTGGCGCTCGTTCTCCTCCACATTGGTGGTGCAGGTGGAATAGACCAGCCGGCCGCCGGGAGCCAGCAGCCGGGCGGCCTCCCGCAGCAGCAGGCGCTGCAGGCCCACCAGGGGAGCCACCTTGTCGCCCCTCCACAAGGCGGCCACCTTGGGATGCTTCTCCACCGTGCCCCAGCCGCTGCAGGGCG
This sequence is a window from Megalodesulfovibrio gigas DSM 1382 = ATCC 19364. Protein-coding genes within it:
- a CDS encoding class I fructose-bisphosphate aldolase, with amino-acid sequence MIGVMRRLKRFFNSPSRRAFVLTLDHGASDGMLPGLMHMTRLLEEIGTRPVQGVVLNRGMARAYATKVASDVQVVVQLSAGTKHGLPTYMKSLVCSPGEALRVGADAVCIHLNIGNDLEDRMLADFGSACEDAHQLGLPVMAVIYPRGGQIVNERDPSLIGHAIRMGGELGADLVCTPLPLDPRSFADAVEACPAPVLVAGGPARQDFEQFLVELNVALECGVMGACVGRNIFQHPDPIRALEMVAAVVHGPDAIGC
- a CDS encoding NOL1/NOP2/SUN domain family protein, which codes for MKHRTQPDTDAPGRTFRFVGPAQERAAVAELLAAEGLAWESLPLHPVAARALTEPIPLGRTLAARFGRIYIQDASSMLPPVVLAPPPGAMVLDMCSSPGSKTGLLSELVGPAGCVVANEPNPERLATLRRTLLETQRLNVVTCRHEGQSLPLAEGFFTHIQCDPPCSGWGTVEKHPKVAALWRGDKVAPLVGLQRLLLREAARLLAPGGRLVYSTCTTNVEENERQVAWALEQLPLELVPVDPPPGFVFKTPEAPFGPRDCLLVDGEESRAQGFFLACFTKPGEMATVSHCPSPPPGQPVDADILRAAGADPDAWDGEVYDFSGSCHFLPRLALERLAAALRWQGVPVGRLTAKGLTMHPRAWGLIPRLQDPHGQPMPPRVQAASLAELTGLFEGRAMQMPETPAGKDKTRAAGLWYGDLALGWLHGKGSRALWTGR